From a region of the Neisseria subflava genome:
- a CDS encoding THUMP domain-containing class I SAM-dependent RNA methyltransferase: MTVYSLFITCPRGLEAPLTQELESMACQDIRAVDGGVACKGTMEQVYRINLHSRVASRVLLRLTKGGYRSEHDIYKLARNLHWTGWFKLEQTFKVKVEGKRANVKSLDFVGLKIKDAVCDAFRDIYDARPSVGKINPDIRIHAFIDERNVEIFIDTSGEALFKRGYRQDTGEAPLRENLAAGLLLLADYDGTQPFQDPFCGSGTIAIEAAWIATHRAPGLMRRFGFEKLQNFDKEKWQALRREAEKQIKPAAAPISGSDNDRYMIRAALANAQAAEVDNFIRFDVQDAQAVRPNGEHGIMISNPPYGVRLAEIQALQALYPQLGTWLKQHYAGWLVGMFTGDRDMPKFMRLSPKRKIPLFNGNLDCRLFLMDMVKGSNRG, encoded by the coding sequence ATGACGGTTTATTCACTTTTTATCACTTGTCCTCGCGGTTTGGAAGCGCCTTTGACGCAGGAACTCGAAAGCATGGCATGTCAGGATATCCGCGCTGTTGACGGCGGTGTGGCATGTAAAGGCACGATGGAGCAGGTGTATCGCATCAACCTGCATTCGCGCGTTGCCAGCCGTGTTTTGCTGCGTTTGACCAAAGGCGGTTATCGCAGCGAACACGATATCTACAAATTGGCACGAAATCTGCATTGGACAGGTTGGTTTAAGCTGGAGCAGACCTTTAAAGTCAAAGTCGAAGGCAAGCGCGCCAATGTGAAAAGCTTGGATTTTGTCGGTTTGAAAATCAAAGATGCCGTCTGCGATGCCTTCCGCGATATTTATGATGCGCGTCCGAGCGTGGGCAAAATCAACCCCGATATCCGCATTCATGCCTTTATCGATGAGCGCAACGTGGAAATCTTTATCGATACTTCCGGCGAAGCACTCTTCAAACGCGGCTATCGTCAGGATACCGGCGAAGCGCCATTAAGAGAGAACTTGGCGGCAGGTTTGCTGCTTTTGGCAGACTACGACGGTACGCAGCCTTTCCAAGACCCGTTTTGCGGCAGCGGCACGATTGCTATTGAGGCTGCATGGATTGCGACACACCGTGCGCCGGGTTTGATGCGCCGTTTCGGTTTTGAAAAACTGCAAAACTTCGACAAAGAAAAATGGCAAGCGCTGCGCCGTGAGGCTGAAAAACAAATCAAACCGGCAGCTGCGCCAATTTCCGGCAGCGACAACGACCGTTATATGATCCGTGCCGCATTAGCCAATGCTCAAGCCGCCGAAGTGGATAATTTCATTCGCTTTGACGTGCAAGATGCGCAAGCCGTACGGCCAAACGGCGAACACGGCATTATGATTTCCAATCCGCCTTATGGCGTGCGCCTTGCCGAAATTCAGGCTTTACAGGCGCTTTATCCGCAACTGGGCACATGGTTGAAACAGCATTACGCAGGCTGGTTGGTTGGGATGTTTACCGGCGATCGCGATATGCCGAAATTTATGCGCCTTTCTCCGAAGCGTAAAATTCCGCTGTTTAATGGCAACTTGGATTGCCGATTGTTTTTGATGGATATGGTTAAAGGCTCAAATCGGGGCTAA
- the nrdG gene encoding anaerobic ribonucleoside-triphosphate reductase activating protein, which yields MNGLKFTVEQIVWQEVPGEVSLAFLFSGCPLRCKGCHSADTWKEGIGTELTEDYLKGRLKRYRGLISCVLFMGGEWQPKALQKMLVIVAQQGLKACLYTGLEREELEAVSDGILPYLTYLKTGRWQMELGGLDSPTTNQKFIDLRTGEVLNRLFIKDKPVPKVFPVASI from the coding sequence ATGAACGGTTTGAAATTTACAGTTGAGCAAATTGTTTGGCAGGAAGTGCCGGGCGAAGTGTCGCTGGCGTTTCTGTTTTCCGGTTGCCCGCTGCGTTGTAAAGGCTGTCATAGTGCCGATACATGGAAAGAGGGCATTGGCACGGAATTGACCGAGGATTATTTAAAAGGTCGTCTGAAACGCTATCGCGGGCTAATTAGCTGCGTGTTGTTTATGGGCGGGGAATGGCAGCCGAAAGCCTTGCAGAAAATGTTGGTCATTGTTGCCCAGCAAGGTCTGAAAGCCTGCTTGTACACCGGCCTGGAGCGTGAGGAGTTGGAAGCGGTTTCAGACGGCATTCTGCCTTATCTGACGTATCTGAAAACCGGCCGCTGGCAGATGGAGCTGGGTGGCTTAGACAGCCCGACCACCAATCAGAAGTTTATCGATTTGCGCACGGGCGAAGTGTTGAACCGATTGTTTATCAAAGACAAACCCGTGCCTAAAGTGTTTCCAGTGGCTTCAATTTAG
- a CDS encoding thioredoxin family protein → MPKPTPEELAAFAKHVAAFIPTTPDELLQLIDSQEAAIVFLGKPSCSYCRRFVAKLLTVSLNKQLTIRFTDSSNKAALKDFREQHGIKTVPALLNISQGKIKFVCNSKLSEEEIEAFLSA, encoded by the coding sequence ATGCCCAAGCCCACACCTGAAGAATTAGCAGCCTTTGCAAAACACGTTGCTGCCTTTATCCCGACTACGCCTGACGAACTTCTTCAACTCATTGACAGTCAAGAAGCTGCTATCGTCTTTTTAGGCAAACCAAGCTGTTCATACTGTCGCCGTTTTGTTGCAAAACTGCTTACCGTTTCCTTAAACAAGCAGCTTACCATCCGCTTTACAGACAGCAGCAACAAAGCGGCTTTGAAAGATTTTCGTGAACAACACGGCATCAAAACTGTTCCCGCATTACTCAACATCTCACAAGGCAAAATAAAATTTGTCTGCAATTCCAAATTATCAGAAGAAGAAATTGAAGCTTTTTTGAGCGCTTAG
- a CDS encoding NGO_0222 family membrane protein, with translation MTRQKAYLLLTALFTLMFIVLILLGAYLLSIHSKQFAVAAFLFAFAAVFAQIGSLALYIRHKARAQMARMQQTENH, from the coding sequence ATGACCCGACAAAAAGCCTATCTGCTCCTGACTGCCCTGTTTACCCTGATGTTTATCGTACTGATTCTGTTGGGCGCTTATCTTCTGAGCATACACAGCAAACAATTTGCCGTTGCCGCCTTTCTGTTTGCCTTTGCAGCCGTTTTTGCCCAAATCGGCAGCCTTGCCCTTTATATCCGCCACAAAGCACGCGCACAAATGGCTCGTATGCAGCAAACCGAAAACCATTAA
- a CDS encoding nucleobase:cation symporter-2 family protein, with amino-acid sequence MAGMTEKQAEPLDLVYGLEDKPPFGNALLSAVTHLLAIFVPMITPALIVGGALELPVEMTAYLVSMAMVASGVGTYLQVNRFGPVGSGMLSIQSVNFSFVTVMIALGTGMKEGGLTEDAMISTLLGVSFVGAFLVCFSAWLLPYLKKVITPTVSGVVVMLIGLSLVHVGITDFGGGFGAKADGTFGSMENLGLASLVLLIVLVFNCLKNPLLRMSGIAVGLIVGYIVALFLGKVDFSALQNLPLITLPVPFKYGFAFDWHAFIVAGAIFLLSVFEAVGDLTATAMVSEQPIEGEEYTKRLRGGVLADGLVSVIATALGSLPLTTFAQNNGVIQMTGVASRHVGKYIAAILVLLGLFPVIGRAFTTIPSPVLGGAMVLMFGLIAIAGVRILVSHGIRRREAVIAATSVGLGLGVAFEPEVFKNLPVLFQNSISAGGIMAVLLNLVLPEDKTDKAVKVETDSLEH; translated from the coding sequence ATGGCCGGAATGACTGAAAAACAAGCGGAACCGCTTGATTTGGTTTATGGTTTGGAAGATAAGCCGCCGTTTGGTAATGCGTTGTTGAGTGCGGTTACGCACCTTCTGGCGATTTTTGTCCCGATGATTACTCCGGCATTGATTGTCGGCGGGGCGTTGGAGCTGCCGGTTGAAATGACGGCTTATTTGGTGTCGATGGCGATGGTGGCTTCCGGTGTCGGTACTTATTTGCAGGTCAACCGTTTCGGGCCGGTCGGTTCGGGTATGTTGTCGATTCAGTCGGTCAACTTCTCTTTTGTTACCGTGATGATTGCACTCGGTACCGGTATGAAAGAGGGCGGCTTGACTGAAGATGCGATGATTTCAACGCTTCTGGGCGTGTCCTTTGTCGGCGCGTTTTTGGTGTGCTTCTCCGCTTGGCTTTTGCCTTATTTGAAAAAAGTGATTACGCCGACTGTAAGCGGCGTGGTAGTCATGTTGATCGGTTTGAGCTTGGTACATGTCGGCATTACCGATTTCGGCGGCGGCTTCGGTGCGAAAGCAGACGGCACGTTCGGCTCAATGGAAAACTTAGGTCTGGCATCGCTGGTGTTGCTGATTGTATTGGTTTTCAACTGCTTGAAAAATCCATTGTTGCGTATGAGCGGCATCGCGGTGGGTTTGATTGTCGGTTATATTGTTGCGCTGTTTTTGGGCAAAGTAGATTTTTCTGCCCTGCAAAACCTGCCGCTGATTACTCTGCCGGTTCCGTTTAAATATGGCTTTGCATTTGATTGGCACGCGTTTATCGTAGCCGGTGCGATTTTCTTGTTGAGCGTATTTGAAGCGGTTGGCGATTTGACGGCGACTGCGATGGTTTCCGAGCAGCCGATTGAGGGTGAGGAATACACCAAACGCCTGCGCGGCGGTGTATTGGCAGATGGTTTGGTGTCTGTGATTGCGACTGCATTGGGCTCTTTGCCTTTGACCACTTTTGCGCAAAACAACGGCGTGATTCAAATGACCGGCGTGGCTTCGCGCCATGTGGGCAAATATATTGCGGCGATTTTGGTATTGCTGGGCTTGTTCCCCGTCATTGGCCGCGCGTTTACCACGATTCCGAGTCCGGTTTTGGGTGGTGCGATGGTGTTGATGTTTGGTCTGATTGCGATTGCCGGTGTGCGGATTTTGGTCAGCCACGGTATTCGCCGTCGTGAAGCGGTCATCGCGGCTACTTCTGTCGGTTTGGGTTTGGGCGTGGCGTTTGAGCCGGAAGTGTTCAAAAACCTGCCTGTATTGTTCCAAAACTCAATTTCCGCCGGCGGTATTATGGCGGTATTGTTGAACTTGGTTTTGCCGGAGGATAAAACCGATAAAGCGGTTAAGGTGGAAACCGATAGTTTGGAGCACTAA
- a CDS encoding DUF5339 family protein, translated as MKTSALLAALLAALSLSACGGSGSSSSAVCDEYEKAFAEATKDVDAATKDMMQKSFEQTKEALKNLPADQRDATCKTSLDALKGVPAAETPEEKAEEAKDAAEEAKEEAKDAAEDAKEAAEDAKEEAK; from the coding sequence ATGAAAACATCAGCTTTATTGGCGGCTTTGTTGGCAGCCCTGTCCCTGTCAGCATGCGGCGGTTCAGGCTCATCTTCTTCTGCCGTTTGTGACGAGTACGAAAAAGCATTTGCCGAAGCAACTAAAGACGTAGATGCCGCAACCAAAGACATGATGCAAAAATCTTTCGAACAAACCAAAGAAGCGTTGAAAAACCTGCCTGCAGACCAACGCGATGCAACTTGTAAAACTTCTTTGGACGCTTTGAAAGGCGTTCCTGCTGCAGAAACTCCTGAAGAAAAAGCCGAAGAAGCTAAAGATGCCGCTGAAGAGGCTAAAGAAGAAGCAAAAGACGCAGCGGAAGATGCCAAAGAAGCTGCTGAAGACGCTAAAGAAGAAGCTAAATAA
- the nrdD gene encoding anaerobic ribonucleoside-triphosphate reductase codes for MIRLHPEQLNGKLQFMRDYISAQNAADGSKMDANANVTQKNIATMEAEIMKDFFVQINRVQVSRKIAEIFDQSVTDEYIRQIEAHEIYVHDETSLKPYCVSVTLYPFLLDGLSKLGGESKAPQHLASFCGSFINLVFAISAQFAGAVATVEFLTYFDYFARKDYGDDYLETHSKEIANHMQQVVYSINQPAAARGYQSVFWNISVYDQYYFDAMFGDFVFPDFSKPVWTSVAKLQNFFLKWFNQERTKAVLTFPVVTAAMLTDGGKCKDTVFADEMAKELAEGNSFFVYLSDNPDSLASCCRLRNAIEDRTFSYTLGAGGVATGSINVITINMNRLEQDGRDLAAEVAKIHKYQYAYRKLMEEYQAAGMLPVYDAGFITLDKQFLTIGINGMAEAAESQGIKVGYNDDYINFVQGRLKTIFEANQAASKHFGVKFNTEFVPAENLGVKNAKWDKADGYKVSRECYNSYFYVVEDEEINALDKFLLHGKELVDWLDGGSALHLNLDEALPETGYRSLLDIAAQTGCNYFCVNVRITICNECGHIDKRTLHACSACGSHDIDYGTRVIGYLKRVSAFSSGRRKEHALRHYHRKAA; via the coding sequence ATGATTCGGCTGCATCCCGAACAGTTAAACGGAAAACTACAATTCATGCGCGACTACATCAGCGCGCAAAACGCGGCGGACGGCTCGAAAATGGACGCCAATGCCAACGTTACCCAGAAAAACATCGCCACGATGGAAGCGGAAATCATGAAAGACTTTTTCGTGCAGATTAACCGCGTCCAAGTGTCGCGCAAAATCGCCGAAATTTTCGACCAATCCGTCACCGACGAATACATCCGCCAGATTGAGGCGCACGAGATTTATGTGCACGACGAGACCAGCCTTAAGCCTTATTGTGTGTCGGTTACGCTGTATCCCTTCCTGCTCGACGGCTTAAGCAAACTCGGCGGCGAATCCAAGGCGCCGCAACATTTGGCATCGTTTTGCGGCTCGTTTATCAATCTTGTGTTTGCCATCAGCGCGCAGTTTGCCGGCGCGGTGGCTACGGTAGAATTTCTGACTTATTTCGACTACTTCGCCCGCAAAGACTACGGCGACGATTATTTGGAAACCCACAGCAAAGAAATCGCCAACCACATGCAGCAGGTGGTGTACAGCATCAACCAGCCCGCCGCCGCGCGCGGCTATCAGAGCGTGTTTTGGAATATTTCCGTTTACGATCAATACTATTTCGACGCAATGTTCGGCGATTTCGTCTTCCCCGATTTCAGCAAACCGGTTTGGACGAGCGTAGCGAAGCTGCAAAACTTCTTCCTCAAATGGTTCAATCAGGAACGCACCAAAGCCGTTTTGACCTTCCCTGTCGTGACCGCTGCAATGCTGACCGACGGTGGCAAATGCAAAGACACCGTGTTCGCTGACGAAATGGCGAAAGAGTTGGCGGAAGGCAATTCCTTCTTCGTCTATCTTTCCGACAACCCCGACTCCTTGGCTTCCTGCTGCCGCCTGCGCAATGCCATTGAAGACCGCACTTTCAGCTACACCCTCGGCGCGGGCGGCGTGGCGACCGGTTCCATCAACGTCATTACCATCAATATGAACCGGCTGGAACAAGACGGGCGCGACCTTGCCGCCGAAGTCGCCAAAATCCACAAATACCAATACGCCTACCGCAAACTGATGGAAGAATACCAAGCCGCCGGAATGCTGCCCGTTTACGATGCAGGCTTCATCACGTTGGACAAACAGTTCCTCACCATCGGCATCAACGGCATGGCGGAAGCCGCCGAATCGCAAGGCATCAAAGTCGGCTACAACGACGATTACATCAACTTTGTCCAAGGCCGTCTGAAAACCATATTTGAAGCCAATCAAGCCGCCAGCAAACACTTCGGCGTGAAGTTCAACACCGAGTTCGTTCCTGCCGAAAACCTCGGCGTGAAAAACGCCAAATGGGACAAAGCCGACGGCTATAAAGTCAGTCGCGAATGCTACAACTCCTATTTCTACGTCGTTGAAGACGAAGAAATTAATGCGCTCGACAAATTCCTGCTGCACGGCAAAGAACTGGTGGACTGGCTCGACGGCGGCTCCGCGCTGCACTTGAACCTTGACGAAGCCCTGCCCGAAACCGGCTACCGCTCGCTCTTGGACATCGCCGCGCAAACCGGCTGCAACTACTTCTGCGTAAACGTGCGCATCACCATCTGCAACGAATGCGGCCATATCGACAAACGCACCCTGCACGCCTGTTCTGCCTGCGGCAGCCACGACATCGACTACGGCACCCGAGTGATCGGTTATCTGAAGCGCGTATCCGCCTTCTCAAGCGGACGACGCAAAGAGCATGCGCTCAGACATTATCACCGTAAAGCGGCGTAA
- the rdgB gene encoding RdgB/HAM1 family non-canonical purine NTP pyrophosphatase, translated as MFGKIVLASGNAGKLKEFSRLFADLNIEILPQSQFNTPECPEPYHTFVENALAKARHAAKYSGLPALADDSGICTNALNGAPGIFSARYAGENPKSDAANNAKLSADLADKDDKSCYYVCVLVLVRHENDPQPIIAEGIWRGQWQAEAAGTNGFGYDPHFYLAEHGCTAAELNPEIKNAESHRAQALRELLRKIESL; from the coding sequence ATGTTTGGAAAAATCGTCCTTGCCAGTGGCAACGCAGGCAAACTCAAAGAATTTTCCCGCCTCTTTGCCGACTTAAACATCGAAATCCTGCCACAATCACAGTTCAATACGCCCGAATGTCCCGAGCCGTACCATACCTTTGTTGAAAATGCCCTGGCTAAAGCACGTCATGCCGCCAAATACAGCGGCTTACCAGCACTTGCCGACGACTCCGGCATCTGTACCAACGCCTTAAACGGCGCACCCGGCATTTTCTCCGCTCGTTATGCAGGCGAAAACCCCAAATCCGATGCTGCAAACAACGCCAAACTTTCTGCCGATCTTGCCGATAAAGACGACAAAAGCTGCTACTACGTCTGCGTCCTTGTCCTCGTCCGCCACGAAAATGACCCGCAGCCCATCATTGCAGAAGGCATCTGGCGTGGACAATGGCAGGCAGAAGCAGCCGGCACAAACGGCTTCGGCTACGATCCACATTTCTATCTGGCCGAACACGGTTGCACCGCCGCCGAGCTTAATCCTGAAATCAAAAATGCCGAAAGCCACCGCGCCCAAGCATTGCGTGAATTGTTAAGAAAAATCGAGTCCTTATAA
- the bamC gene encoding outer membrane protein assembly factor BamC yields MTACSGSKKEQPKLDYQSQSHRLVKLEVPPDLNNPDQGNLYQLPAGSGAVRASDFNKRRTQAVQQPANAEVLKSVKGVRLERDGNQRWLVVDGKSPREIWPLLKVFWQENGFDIKSEEPAIGQMETEWAENRAKIPQDSLRRLLDKVGLGGIYSTSERDKFIIRIEQGKNGSTDIFFAHKGMKEVYADRKKDTTMWQPGENDPNLEAAFLARFMQYLGVDGQQAEQALTQSVAARSNASELARVDNGTLLLAGDYGRNWRRTALALDRIGLTVIGQNAERRAFLVQQAPTEGEAVANKKPGLFKRVFGKGKAEAPKTYPEIIVYVEPINNGARLHLLNKDGSPYKGSDASTLLSRLHTELR; encoded by the coding sequence ATGACTGCCTGTTCCGGCAGCAAAAAAGAACAACCCAAACTCGACTATCAAAGTCAATCTCACCGCTTGGTCAAACTGGAAGTACCACCTGATTTGAACAACCCAGACCAAGGCAACCTCTATCAATTACCGGCAGGCAGCGGCGCCGTCCGTGCCAGCGACTTCAACAAACGCCGCACTCAGGCCGTACAACAACCTGCCAATGCAGAAGTTTTGAAATCCGTTAAAGGCGTACGCCTTGAGCGTGACGGCAATCAACGCTGGTTGGTTGTCGATGGTAAATCGCCTCGCGAAATTTGGCCTTTGCTGAAAGTGTTCTGGCAAGAAAACGGTTTTGACATCAAATCCGAAGAACCAGCCATCGGCCAAATGGAAACCGAGTGGGCTGAAAACCGAGCCAAAATCCCTCAAGACAGCCTGCGCCGCCTGTTGGATAAAGTCGGCTTGGGCGGTATCTACTCTACCAGCGAACGCGACAAGTTCATCATCCGCATCGAACAAGGTAAAAACGGTTCGACCGACATCTTCTTCGCCCACAAAGGCATGAAAGAAGTTTATGCCGACCGTAAAAAAGACACTACGATGTGGCAGCCGGGTGAAAACGACCCTAACCTTGAAGCCGCATTCCTCGCTCGCTTTATGCAATATTTGGGCGTTGACGGTCAGCAAGCTGAACAGGCCCTGACCCAAAGCGTTGCCGCCCGCAGCAATGCTTCTGAGTTGGCCCGTGTGGACAACGGCACCCTGCTGCTGGCAGGCGATTACGGCCGCAACTGGCGCCGTACTGCCCTTGCGCTTGACCGCATTGGCCTGACTGTTATCGGTCAAAATGCCGAACGCCGCGCTTTCTTGGTTCAACAAGCGCCAACCGAAGGTGAAGCAGTTGCCAATAAAAAACCGGGCCTGTTCAAACGTGTATTTGGCAAAGGCAAAGCGGAAGCGCCAAAAACTTATCCTGAAATCATCGTGTATGTTGAGCCTATCAACAATGGCGCACGCCTCCATCTGTTGAACAAAGATGGTAGCCCATACAAAGGCAGCGATGCCTCCACATTGTTGAGCCGCCTGCACACAGAATTGCGTTAA
- the dapA gene encoding 4-hydroxy-tetrahydrodipicolinate synthase produces MLKGSLVALITPMNQDGSINYEQLHDLIDWHIENGTDGIVAVGTTGESATLPVEEHLTVIEATVKHVNKRVPVIAGTGANNTVEAIALSKAAEQAGADYTLSVVPYYNKPSQEGIYQHFKAIAEATSIPMVIYNVPGRTVVSMSNDTILRLAEIPNIVGVKEASGNIGNNIELINSVPEGFAVFSGDDPTGLPFMLCGGHGVVTVAANVAPKLFADMCRAALEGDIATARRLNEQLIPIYNTMFCEPSPAAPKWGLSLLGKCEPHVRLPLVALTEAGQAKVRAALEKSGQI; encoded by the coding sequence ATGTTAAAAGGCAGTCTGGTTGCCCTGATTACTCCGATGAATCAAGACGGCAGCATCAACTACGAACAACTTCATGACTTAATCGACTGGCACATTGAAAACGGCACCGACGGCATCGTCGCAGTCGGCACTACTGGCGAGTCAGCCACCCTGCCTGTCGAAGAACATTTGACCGTTATTGAAGCCACTGTCAAACACGTCAACAAGCGCGTTCCCGTTATCGCCGGCACAGGCGCCAACAATACTGTCGAAGCCATCGCCCTTTCCAAAGCCGCCGAGCAAGCCGGTGCGGACTACACCTTATCTGTTGTTCCCTACTACAACAAACCTTCGCAAGAAGGTATTTACCAACATTTCAAAGCCATCGCCGAAGCCACTTCGATTCCGATGGTTATTTATAATGTTCCCGGCCGTACCGTCGTGAGCATGAGCAACGACACTATTTTGCGTTTGGCCGAGATTCCGAATATTGTCGGCGTGAAAGAAGCCAGCGGCAATATCGGTAACAACATCGAATTGATCAACAGCGTTCCTGAAGGTTTTGCCGTATTCTCCGGCGACGATCCTACCGGCCTGCCTTTCATGCTGTGTGGCGGTCATGGCGTGGTAACCGTCGCAGCCAACGTTGCACCGAAACTCTTTGCCGATATGTGCCGAGCCGCCCTTGAGGGCGATATTGCGACCGCCCGTCGTCTAAACGAGCAACTTATCCCAATTTATAACACCATGTTCTGCGAGCCCAGCCCGGCCGCGCCCAAATGGGGCCTGAGCTTATTGGGCAAATGCGAACCCCATGTTCGTCTGCCTTTGGTAGCACTGACCGAAGCCGGTCAAGCCAAAGTCCGAGCCGCTCTGGAAAAATCAGGACAAATCTGA